GGCCCTGCAGCCCGTGTCGGGCTGGGCCGCTGCTCGGAGCGTGACTGGCTGGAGGCGGCGTGCGGCGGCCGTGATTGGCcagggcggcgggggcgggccgaGGCGCGGCGGGACACGGCGGGGCCCGGCGTGGGGGTTCGGCGGGGTCATGGTCGCGGCTCCCTTGCAGGCTTGGGCGCGGGGCCTGCGGGACCTGACCGGCGATGGGGGGGTGCGCAAGGCGGAGCTGCGCCCCGGCAGCGGGCCGGCCGTGCCCCCGGCTGCCTCCGCCGCAGGTATGGCCGGGGTTAGGGGTCTGTTGTGGCGGCCAGGGCCGGTGCTGCCGGGGCCCTAGCTGGGCAGCGCCCTGGCACGGGGCCTGGCCTGGCTCCCGCAGCTGCCCCGGCGCTGGCTGCCCGCTGCTGCCGGCCGCCGGGCGGGCGCTCCATCGTGCAGGCCTGTGAGCTGGCAGCTCCCCGGGGCTTCGGTGCACCGAGCTGTAACGTCCCCTGCCCTGTGGGGACGCACCTGTGGGCTCCGTTGGCCGTCCCCTGAGCAGCTGGCTTTGTAAAGGGCAGTCGTTACATTTAATCTGTGGTTAGCAGGACTAAGAAAACCTAAACTCTTTGGAAGCATAGACTGAAGTCCAGATCTCGTGCTCACTTCTGCCATTTACATCTTGGTGTGAGGTGCTTGCTTTGGGCTGTGTGGCTGGGCCTGAAGTGTGCTGGGGGAGGTGGAGAGGACAGAACCTGCTGTAAGAGGTGAACTGAGTGTCTAATGTTGAGGCGCTTGTGGCTGGCAACTCTTGAGTGCTTTGGACTTCAGCCTGAGATCAGAACAAGAACTTGAAAGTGCTTATATTATACAGTAGTATGTCTTTCTGTTTCAGAGACTCTCTGCTTTCCTTATCAGTATTTTAGCACTTGGGATACTCTGTTTAACTTCTTGTGACTGACAGATTAAATGAAAGGGCATCTTGACCttgagaaaaaaaggatttccaGGGCCCACCTGTGCTCACAGTACAGAAAACTTTGAAGCTGAAAGTGGTTCCTGAAGTGCAGCAGTCTGGTGCTGTGTGGAGTCAGTTAATGTGCGTTTTCTAGCAGAGTGAGAACTGGAGTTAGCATACAGCCCTCGGGAGAGTGGCAGAGTTGGAGGGGtacattttcccctttgtttctctttccaggGCTCCAGCTTTGGTTAGGAAAGGCTTTGTTACATATTTCTGCAGATAACTGGGgctttttaatttctacagCTGAAGTTTCCAAttcttaaaaacacaaaatcGTATCTCTTTATTAGATAGGGATCAAGGCTGTGAAGCAGTTGCTTTATCTGGTGATGTTAAAATGCAGTCAGCACCACTTGGCTACTTGGTCCAGGTTTTAGATGTGAAATACAGGGGTGGTTTGTGCTGCCTCTTCTGTTctacagcagaaggaaaaaaaaaaagcaggataaAAGTGTGGCATTGCAAAACCAGCTCACAGTGTACTCCTGATGGTGCTGTTACTGGACATGAAATCCAActcttacttttcttttctccccattcCTTGCTTTGGGCTGCACAGTGAAGTACTCCGGGTACCTGGAACACCGGGATGTCCCCTTCTGCACAAACGGCTACGACAGGTCTCCTGGGCTGATGAAACTTGGAAAAGGTAGGTTTTGGCCAAAAAACTTGTCCCAGGGCTCAGGGTTGTAAAGACCATCTGTTTACTGTGTGTGGTCCCACAGCAGGCTGCCTTGATAATCCATGACAGGGGGCAGTGGACCATTGTAGTTTGAGATATGAGCTACCAAAGAATTTTTCCTCCAGGCCTTGGGAGAAATTGTTGTTTGGTGTCTGAGGGGGTTTCCATGTTTGCTAGTCTTACGACCTTCCATATTTTGTTGTGACAGACATTACGTTGCGGGGCCTGGAAATTGGCCTGCTGACAAtgaagaagggagaggtggcAAGATTTGTCTTCACACCAGATTATGCTTACGGGTACCAGGGCTGTCCTCCTCTCATTCCTCCAAATGCCATGGTCATGTTCGAAGTGGAGGTGCTGGACTTCCTAGATTCGGATGAATCTGACAGATTCTTTGAGTTGACTGCTGTGAGTTGCCTTAAGAAGGTTTGAGACCTAAATCTGGATGCTAAACCTTTGTTGTCTTTCCTTCCCGTTCCTGTGGGTCACACATTATGTATGTTTAGCCTAATGCAGTTATCCGGAGCCTGGGCTGCTAGCTCTGCTCTGATGCAAACACATGCCCTTTAATGCTGGCCCTGCATGCCTTGCGCTGTTTGCGCTCCCGTGTAGAGGGAGAAGGTGGGTGCTGCCTTTGTTTGCTCCTGTGTGCTGGAGCCACTGGACCgacttccatttatttttagctgtacAAGAAACCTTACGGTTTCACTAGAGGGCACCAGCTTCCAGGGATTTCTCTGAAAGAACAGTAATGAGCTGTCTGTAAAAATCCTGTTCAGGCTGCAGCGTCCaagtgcccctccagcccccaccCTTTGTCTCTGCTTCTTGGCTGCTTTCCCAAGTGCTCCTTCACTGTTCACTTTCCTCCTTGGTGAGTTACGCTGTTATTGTTAATCCCCCCTTTTCATGTAAAGGGCTTTGGGCTGTGGTTGTGGGTCAGTGAgtggggcacaggcagcagcagtggtgggggAGGCCCTCCTtattccctcctgctgctgcacaggctgTTCTTTCCACACGTAGCCCTGTGAGCAAACCACACTTGTTGCAAGAGAGCTTACTCCCCTTCTTGCCGCTGGCCTGCCCCTTCTGGGTAACTGACTTCACTCTGTGAGCTGGTTCAAACTTGCAAACCCAAGACAAAACCCGTTccttgatttttatctttttttattattgtcaggttttttgttttgctggttgGTGTCTCATGGGTATCAGGCTGGTCCCAGAGCTGCCCTGATGCAGCCACCCTGGGTAATGCCAAAAGCTGTTAGAGCAACGGAGCTTTCAAGCAGCTTCACCTTTTGTGTCAGCAGTAGCGTTTGTGTTAACTCTGCTCTGTGCTAAGCAGGTGAGAGAGTTGGGCAGGATTTAACAACAcattcctgtttttttcagctccCCTGAAGTCCTTGTGGTCCCAGTGAGCTTTCTGACCTAGTTAGTAGCACTCTTCACCAGGAGTTACCAGCACAAGAACAGTGGCATGTTTCAGCCTGGCCAAGGGAAATGCCACGTGGTGGTGGCCTGGGTGGACACTGCAGGGGCCTTGGCAATGGCCTGGCTCCTTCCCTGTGAATAGAAGGGGACTGTGCAGGACTGTCCTGTCTGAGctctctgcttgttttcttttgtttgagcTGAAATTCAGGTGTTTCTTTATACAGGAGCAGCAGGATACGTTTCCGCTACAAAAGGTGTTGAAAGTGGCAGACACGGAGAGAGAGTTTGGCAACTACCTCTACCGTAAGCAGCACTTCGAGAGTGCCAAAGACAGATACAAAAGGGTAtgacaccagaaaaaaatgtggttttcatTGTGAAAAACTGTGAAAGTAGTGGTTATTAAGTGCTAGCTCACCATAATAAGTACAATTTAGAGATCAAATAACTTCATCACATTGTCCAGGCATAGTCTGTTATTTATGAACAGATCTTGGACACCTGCTTTCGTGTGAGCAGCAGCGGTACATGAAGGAGAAGGGTTGGCAGAAATAGGCAGAACCCTGTTCCTTCAGGCTTGCTCCCTGTGGGCTCTATCTGAGATGGAAGGGTACATCTCAGCAGCTGTGTAAGCCCTGAGCAGTTTGCGTGGCTGACTGCTGAGCTGGAGCCTTTCAGATCAGCTTTTGCTGGGAGACATTATAATGCAGCATAGCCTTGTATTGCAGTAGTGTGCTGATTAATGCTTTGAGAAAGAATCTGTAATCCCTTTGGTCTGGAAACAGGTATCCCTGGCACACTGGGCACtctaactttatttttagccTTCCAGTTGGGAATCTCAGAATAGCTGAGGTTGGTAGGAACCTCTGAAGGTTGTccagtccagccccctgctgaAGGAAGGTCAGCCACAGAGGGAcgttgcccaggactgtgtccatTCAGgttctgaatatctccaaggatagAGACTCCACAGTCTCTCCAGGCAGGGAAATACTCAGTTTTTCCCAAACTGGAATGCATCTGCCTGTGTTTTGGGGTTAGTGTGgttttgtgagatttttttcctctccccattcagagttgctttttcttaaattacttttgttacaaaaatattaaattgccTTTCTCCCTGTAAGATTTCTCTTCCTTAAAATCTGAGTCCTGagtgtatgggtttttttcccagttgctTTCAAGTTTCCTGATACGTTCCTAAACCTGTATGTAGTCTTATGGTTGAGCTGGCTAGTCATGCTGGTAAtgcatgtatatttatataattaatataatgCATGCAGTATATTTAGaattttgattattatttttaactgacCTAGGTGAACAGAAGCATGGGTGTAGCTGTCTGATGAGACTGATTTCTCACTTGCTATAACAGATTTGTTTCGCACTAGTTCTTTTTCCCTGTCTGCTCAGGCATTCTCCATCCTTGGTCGCAGCCCTTCCAGTGAGGCAGAGCAGTGTCAGATCGATGCTTCCAGGTTGCTGGTGCTCCTGAATCTCTCACTTACTTACCTGAAACTAGAACGTCCTGCCCAAGCTTTGGCATATGGGGAAAAGGCCTTGGAAATTGATCGAAGAAACGCCAAAGCGCTGTTCAGGTGTGGCCAGGTGggcaaaaattaattcctttggTAGTCACATCAAGGAATACCCCAGCCTGACTGACTGTGGAGGGAACCTTCATTGAACTGAGGAGAACCACTGAAGTCTGGGCCAGGCCTCCTAAACTGCTGTGGCAGTCAAGGGAGTTCATCTGCATCTGACCTTTTGGAAAATCTGGCGCTCTCTAAATCTgtcacacagatttttttcatgggGGATTCCTGAGCTACCTGGATCTGTCTCAGAAATGTTTGTAGTTGCACATGTTTGAGTCCTGAAGAATGACAGTGATTCTATATTTATGTTGCAACACATCTGTCTTCTTTCATCGGCAGGCTTGTCTCTGCATGACAGAATACGAAAAAGCCCGGGATTTCCTGGTCAGAGCTCAGCGTATACAGCCATTTAACCATGATATTAACAATGAGCTGAAGAAGTTGGCAAGGtgagagaactcctttctatCCCTGTGGAAGAGAGAGTGCTTAGACAGGCTGGAACACCcactcaaaaaatatttaaaatgtgttgtttttttttttttttaaaaaaaaacaaaacaaaatacaaaactattGGGTTAGTAAGTGACTTGGGAAAATGAGTGTGGAGACAGCTGACTCAAAGACTTTGCAGAAGCAGTGGTTACAGGTGATAGGTGAGAAGCTGAGAGCACCCCCTGTACAGTTTCTCTGGGGGGATGTGTGTGTTATGCTCCTTGTGAGTAGGTAGGTCAGGACAGGGAGATAGGGGCTGCTGAAATACCTCAAAACCAATGAAATGCAGTAGGCTAGCACTCAATCTGGTGATGTTCTGGTTTAATAAGTATGGTTTTCgttccttttaaaatgcatgggTGAattgcagcagctcttctgcacTGCAAGTGCTTCAGTGTACAATGCTACAAATACTAATGTTCATTAAAAGGGAATTTCTTGCTGTCTTGGAGGTAGCAAGTGAGCAATCCTGAAGGCAAACTTTCCCTTTGCCTGCAGGCTGCGTACAGCACAATCCTGCCAGCTTTAGTCATGCCCTAGCCACACCAAAACATGACGAATGCTGTCTCTGCCCTCATTCTGGTCTTCCCTTTGAAACTGGCAAAAGCACCAGCTGGTTCCCAAAAGTGTGTGCTGTACTTCTGGCACTGTTCACAGACACAGAAGGCAATGCAGTCCCCAGCTTCAGAGACCACAAAGCAGCCCTTGAATATGAACCCTCTTCTTTTGTGTGTTGCTGCTAGGCATTTGCAAAAAGGTTTGTAGGCAGCAGTAACACCTCATTAGAGTAGTTGGTGCAGCTGGAAAAGCCAGTTTCGTGGCCTGAGTGCCCTTCACCAGGTAGCGTTTTGGTAGAGGGCTGTCCTTTCCCATCGGTGCCCTATGTATCCACATCATCTTTAAGTCTGTGGTAACACCAAGTCTTCAaacttgctgttttctctgaagtACAAAGAACCTGAAGGCAATATTAGCTGCTGGTctggaaagctgaaataaaCCACTTCTATTCATCTTGATCTGCCTCTGGGTACATAGCTACCAAATTGCCAGGTGAGCGCAAGCATTTATAAAATAGATCTGGGTGGCTGGTTAGCTACTCTTGGAGGCTTGGTATGTGGGTAGTATCAAAGCCCAGTAGTAGAGTGCTAGAAGTCCTGATTCTAGAAGCCTCATGTGTTCCCTTAGACTTGTTTGAGATATGTTGGCAGGTGAAAGAGAAATCTTCCTAATAATGTTGAGGTTGTGCTGCCAGGAAGCAACAAGGCATCCTGCCTTCGGGGAAGCAGTGGGCAGGCTTGTTGGCTGTGACTCTGGAGACAGCAGTGTGTACAGCTAACGTGTGTCAGTAAGCTGACTATGCATTAAACCACTGTTGTCTTGGGGTTTGCTGCTTCAGTGCCAGTTAAAATTggtgtattttttgttcttacTGTGACAAAGAGTGGAATTAGAATAAAATAGATGAAGACAATATTATCAGGTGTTGTTAATTTTGCCATACCTCAGTCTAGATCCTGTAATGTTGCCAAACTTCCTTGCCTGAGAAAACTCATAATGTGATCTGGCAAatgcttcagaaacagaatatGAATCAAAATCTTGTTCTCAGAGGCTTTTCACTTCCTTACTGAGCACATTTATACTTTGCAAAAAGAAACGTGTGTTAATCAACAGCTACCTTTTGCTGTctaaaacaaaacttcaaaaaGCATCTGTTTAACAGCTGAACCAGGTTCTTGGCAGAATTCActtcactggagaaaaaaacgGGCAGAATCTAGGGTGAGGATTTTGTGGAACGAACGTCTGGTACCAGCTGTAGTTAGTGGTCTTTGTGCAAATTCTGCTGCTGGATTTGGCAGTTCTGTTGGAAGGCTTGATTTTGCATCAAATCCAGAGCAAAATGGGGTTGTTCTGGTATCTGGTATGGATCTGTGCCTCCAAGTGAGTGGCTCTTGGATTTCTTCCTGTGGGAGGCATGACAGCATGCCATCCACAATCTGGGTGGGCATCCCTGATCTACTCGGTGTAGACAGTTGCAGCAACATCTGTCTGAGACTTAACAGAAGAGACTTGCTGTGCTGGGATTTCATTGAACTTAACGCTTTGAGGTTCTGGACACAGGGGTGCTGATGGTAGGGGCTGAGAGGGCATTAGCCATCATCACACTTGTGCTATTTCTGGTGTGTTGCCTAAAAACCTTGGGTTTGACCTTATATGGTAGCAGATGCAGGAAAGCTGGCCGTGTGGGCAGCCATTGATCCCTGGGCTGGTGCCCAAACTGAGTCACCCTCCGGCTCAGGGATTCCTCACCAGTGAGACCTCTATGCTGGTGAGGTGAGAACACAGGTGCGGAGGatgctgtgtttgcagaagCAGCCATTAAAATGGGAAGCTTTTGCCATGCAAAAGGCAGGGAATGTGTTGCTGGCAGGGAAGTGAGAATGGAGGAGGAAACATCTGCCCTGTCATCCACTTAGTCCAGACACAAATCCTGGCTGCCTTCCACCCATCCTCTGCCCAGATTCTGTGTCAATGGAAGATATCCTGGAGTAGGTCACTTGGATGATGTCTCCTGCTGGGTGCTGAAGGAGCTCACACAAGAAGCGGCACAAACGAGGAGACATGAAACTAGGCCACAGGATACAGGTGGGGTTCCTCTGCGTTGTCACACGCTTGCGAAACTGGTGTAGAAAGTATCTGGCTACCAAAAGTCAAATGATCTACTTAGCTAATAGTAACCAGCAAAGCAGAGACCCAAGGTGTGGAGGTGAGGCACAGTGTTTCCAGCTCTCCTTTCCTGACATGGTAGAGAGAAGGGCTTGGAGGAGCTGCGTCTTTGCTACCAGAACACTCTTACATTAGGTTAATTTGTTtgtatagaaaaaataatacatgttTTCTGGTCATGGCATGGATGGCTGGGTGGGCAGTCTGCAGCCTGTGATGCCATGCCGTGCTTTACTTTGCAGCTGCTACAAGAACTacatggaaaaggagaaaaaaatgtgctgccGAATGTTCACTCCTCTCAGTTCTTCTGACTGACTGGAAATAAAGGTAATCAAGTTGTGAAATAGGCTGAGGTTTCACAAAACCTCTGTCTTGTCTGAACTGTTTTCAGGTGGGGAGCCTGCTTCTCTTGTGCATGAGAGGATTTTGGAGGCAAAATGTAAGGGTAATGGGAGTGTGGAGGAGAAGGGGCAGGATGGTGGGGTGAAATGCGGCTACATGATCAGCTTGGGGAATCCTTCCTGCGAGGCAAGCTGGTGTGGGACACGAACCTGAAACTGGCAGTGCTTGAGtaagtttggttttgttgtttcctgTGCTGCTCATCCCAGCTATTCCTTGTCAGAATGAGGGGGAGAAATAGCTGTGTAGTCTTGTTCCTCTgacaattaaaagaaacaaacaaaaaacattgtTCCTGTCAAACTTTAAGAATTGgatttccttctcctcctcccctccagtgTTCCTGTCTGGAGCTGTTGGAATGCCTCGCTTcagaaaaatctaaatattttatttctggttttttttttttaatattaaaaaatctgtttgtatAGAAAATTTCAAATAGATGTTTTGGACTCTTTAAAGCCTTAAATCTTCTAGCAAAATTGATGGGTTTATAAATGCACAAAGGCTCTTTgatcatttctttttttgtcaaaacctttggggcgggagggggggggcggggggcggggagtGTAAGGGGGAGTGGAAATCTTCACTGGTCTCTTGCCTCAGGGTAAACCCTGGGGAAAGAGCTGCGGAAATGACAGCAGCCTTCTGTCAGAAAGCATCACCAGCTCGGGGCTGTCAGTGTGCTGCCATTCTCTCTCATGCAATACCTCTTCTGCTTGTAGAAAATGCATATTG
This genomic interval from Falco peregrinus isolate bFalPer1 chromosome 2, bFalPer1.pri, whole genome shotgun sequence contains the following:
- the FKBP6 gene encoding inactive peptidyl-prolyl cis-trans isomerase FKBP6, whose product is MVAAPLQAWARGLRDLTGDGGVRKAELRPGSGPAVPPAASAAVFSPFLALGCTVKYSGYLEHRDVPFCTNGYDRSPGLMKLGKDITLRGLEIGLLTMKKGEVARFVFTPDYAYGYQGCPPLIPPNAMVMFEVEVLDFLDSDESDRFFELTAEQQDTFPLQKVLKVADTEREFGNYLYRKQHFESAKDRYKRAFSILGRSPSSEAEQCQIDASRLLVLLNLSLTYLKLERPAQALAYGEKALEIDRRNAKALFRCGQACLCMTEYEKARDFLVRAQRIQPFNHDINNELKKLASCYKNYMEKEKKMCCRMFTPLSSSD